A window of Fusarium musae strain F31 chromosome 1, whole genome shotgun sequence genomic DNA:
GTAGTGGGTATCAGGCGGAGCGGGATGATGCAGTAGTGGAAACGATCCTCCTGTCAGCCTGCGCATGCACTGTAACTCTTAGAACTCGGTAGGCTGCAGTGCTAGCCTGAAGAGAGAGCCCTGATGTCGGCGGTAACTCGAAATGCCTTAGGAGCTTGTATCTTGTCGAATGATTGTCTTGGCACTGGACGGCTGATCTACCGGGCCCTGATGCTGATCCTTAGGTGGAGAACGGGCGGGAAAGGAAAGTTTCCCGCGTGCACTGACGGGCGAACGAACGATTAGCGATGGGCCCCTATCGTTAGATCCGATGTTTATTGCGTCTTCATTCCAATTCCGAGCGGTGAATCACCGACGGCTGCCTGCATTGGGAGAGTCATGGCATCGTATCAGGATGATTTGACTGCGTCAAGACAGCGGTGAGGATTGATtgacaagagcttgaggtcACAATGAGAGAATAATAGACTGATAGACAGTCGAAGCGTGGCGCAGTTTGGAGTGATGTTGTATTTGGTGGGTTCTTCTTCCGCGGGAGGAATCGATCCTGCCcgtgatggatggataatAACCTTGTTCGTTCCTGGCGCACCTGCCTTTCTCGGACACGGCAGTTAAATATCGCTTTCTGAGCCTCAATCATGCAGAACATTTCATGGGGGCCAATAAAAGAAGCTCAATGAAACAAGAAAATGCTCTAATTTTGGATCCTTCATGCACAAGCAATATATTTATGTTCCTGGCCTTCTCTTAACAATTTTCGGAGCTGCCCTGCTTTGGAAGCATTAGAAGGCCATAGCccccaacaacaccaaggtcAATCCCTGGGACAGTGTCCGTTTATGTTCTTCAACAGGACTCAGCTgagtttaaattaaatatcaTCCATGTTTCGGTAAATTCGCTTCCGtcctctcaacctcttggTTACAGCATACCCCCCAGGATGCTATTCCTCGCGGCTGGCACGAGCTCTCTGGGGAATCGGCCACCCGCTGATAGGAACACAGTGAAGTAATGTAGGTCAGTGAATCATACTCGTACTATTCCGAGCATATCAGACATTGTTGTAAGCATGTTTCTACCACATGAAACAGAACTGGGCCCAACTTCTTATCAGGGTTTCCATGCATATGTCAAGATTGTCACCGCCAGAAAATACAGGTCAAGATCCGATGTTGCTGGACCCCAATCTATTCTGATGAACTGGCCTAAAGGCTGGGCTATAACATCAGGAGCAATGTTGTCGAAAATATCATGATATTCTTGTATTGAGATGAAGCTAAATATAGACCAAAGCCGTGCAATTTCTTCAAACTCCTTTTATGTATTCCATACCCATAATTCATTTACAGCATAAGACCCCAAATAACCCATAGCAATAAGCCGACCTGCAGTACTCCCATAAGTTCTTGTAATtcataaaataaaaaaaatgtCTCTCGTTTCTCATATTTTGTGTTTCCGTATCGTATAATGTGTTTCTAGACGATAAACCCGAAAAGTTGGCTGAATCATGACCGGTTATTCTTGCTCGTTTGCTTGCCCTCAAGGTAGACGGCTGTATCGTTTAATCGTTCGTGGTGTAGCAATGCGCATGATCTTGGAAACTTTATAGGTCGGCCTAGGagctctcttctcatcgagtAAAGGCTCAACGTCGTCATGCAGCTCAACATATGTAGGCCTCTTTCCAAATTTGGTCTTTGCCCATGACCTCAAAGGGCCGAAGAGGCAGTCATGACATGAAATCTTTCTCTtattcttggtggtggtggtggtgatgtctGTGATGCATGGCTTGGAGGACATTGTAATTTTGATCTCTTGGTGCGGACTCATGTTGAAGAAATAAAGTGTCGTTCCGCTCAGCAGGTTTGACAGGTGATGGATTGAAGAtaatgatgaagctgaataTGAAatgtgttgaagaagctgaacaaACGGAAATAGGTGGGATGATGCGCCCTTTTTCAGCACAGCATTGCAGGCACAGATTCTGCGAAAGATGTAATGATGCCAGAGGAGGCTGGATCCATCATTCCGGCCACGATAGCTTCAACGTAGGGCATGCTCGAGATTGCTTCATGCTGCATTCCATTAGTGGATCAAGGGAGACAAGGGACTTCCAAAAGGTTGCATCGCCAACCAGTAACAAGACAGAACGGCTAGCAGTTAAAAAGGTATGTGAGACATGAGTGGTTGGGTGAGACAATTTCTTCACATTGACGTCCTTTTGTGCAGAACTTTTTCAGCCAATATATCTAGTCTACTTCGCCAGCCTCCTCtgcctcatcatcttcatcatcgtcctcatcgtgCGAGATGAATGGAACGAACCGAAAGTCCAAGAAGCTTCGCTTGCCACCTTCAATATCTACCATGAATTGCAGACTCAGCACCCCCTGACCATCCCCTCGTAAACTAACCTTAGTGGCTATCCGCATTGCTTCTGTTGAATTCTTGATAAAGTCAAACTTGTACGCCTGAGACCAGCGTTCCTGAACGTTGAAGGTTTCGAGAAGGTCTCTTCCACGGGCGAAGTCCACTCCTGAGCTTCCAAGATCTCCGACACCAGCAAGAGATAGAAATGGCGAGGTTTTGGTAGTTGTGATAGTTAGCTTCGTCGGAGCTGTTGGAGAAATCTCCGCCATAGAATCGAGTAGTGTTCGAGATTGCATAATGATTTTGAAGGACAGATCATTGCGGTCAAATGGAATATCATCAGGTATTTCTGGTAGATAGGTTGTCAATGATGCCGTTGTCTTAACGCCAGACTCCTCGATGGTGATCTTGAATGGATCACCCTCTTGGCTGTACTGCAGGGTACAGGTGCCAGAAATACCGAGAGTTTGGTTACTGAAAGCATCAGGCCGATAGTTCCGAAGATTGCTGCGATAAGGATCCTGGTCTGCTTTTTGTGCCCGTGTGGCTACATCTACGGCTCCAAAAATCTGGAGTACTTCGAGAACAGAAGATAATGAAAGTTGAAAATTAGGAAGCTCGAGCGGGTTATCGCCATCCTGAGCAGGGAGATTGGCTGtatatgatgagaagagagctTTATCGAGGAATGCAACTCCTGATCATTGTCAGTTGTTATCTATCCCAAGGATAGCTGTCAAACTGACCTTGCATCACCCGTGCATGGTCAGCAGCGAAACGAACGCCATCCTCTGTAATTTGAACGTGAACTCTCGGTGCAAAGTTGATGCACCTGAGAAGTTGATACAGTGGCCTGGTCGAAGTCGCAACTGCGCGGAAGATTGGCTGAGCGTCTGGAGCCATTTCGAGATTGTGACTGTGATAGATTGAGGATAATGTGTGGATAAAAATACGAAAAGTGGCAGAAAAGCAATAGCCGCCTGTAGTAGCGCCTTCTCTTGATTGCTCCAACTATTTTACACGAAACCGATCGAAATGAGGACTTTTTGGGTATCTTAGACGTAGACTCCGACCGCACAGAACATATAGACCACTCCGAAGCTGTcgaaagtaagtaattaagacgatgatggactGTCGATGGAAAACGTAcgcgatggcgatggaggctGGAATGCCTAGTACAGGTACGTTGACGAGTGTGCGGTCTGCAACCAGTTAGTAGGCAGGAAAACAGATGAGGGTCAGAAAACTCACTGAGGGCAAATACACCGGTGAGAGAGAATCCGAGGAGGAGCAAAGAAAAGGCGACCCAGAACTGGCTTCCTTTGCTCACAGTAGGGAAGAAGGGActgccagcagcagcttgccaGACCTCATGCAGCGAAGAATCCATAGGCTAAAttggaaagaagaatggtTTGTGTTTTGGGAGAGCGTGTAGTAGGGTTTCGCGAGAAATTGACGTGTCGCGGTAGAAAGGTTGAGGTGAATGTGTTGACTTGACAAACTGCTTTGTTAGGAGAGGCTCTGGGGAAGCTTCATGAGCTTACGATGGCGCATCGTGTCCATAGACGAATAGGGTTTAGTGGACAGTTACCCCTGTCAGCTCCTGCCTTGAGCTGGAGGGTCCACATTGAATGACATAAGCAGTGCACGGACATTCTCGACGCGCCTCACTCCGCTGTCATGATACTCCATTCTATCATAACTCACTTGCTCCCTAATTATCTTTCACAGTTGAAGAACCCTACGGGACTCCTGTTGCGATTATGTCAGAAGAAAGTAAGTCTCATCAAATATGCGACCGCGATAACGATTGAAATACTTACAATATCTCACTTAGACGGCAAGCGCAAAGCCGAGGAGGAGCCATCGTCTCCTACCCCATCGAAGCGCATCAAGCAAGATGACTCGGCTGAGCCTTCGGAGAAGAAGCCGGAGATCAAGAGGATTCCTTTCCCCGAAAAGGTCAGTCTGCCTACAAACCTCATACATATATCATGTACTCATATGGTTGTTATAGCCCGCCGTCATCGAAGAGCGCAATGGCGAAATCGAATTCCGAGTAgtcaacaacgacaacgagCGCGAATCACTCATCATCTTAACCGGACTCAAGTGTATCTTTCAAAAACAACTTCCCAAAATGCCTAAGGATTATATTGCGCGACTAGTTTACGACCGAACACATTTATCGATTGCCATCGTTAAGAAGCCCCTTGAAGTTGTTGGAGGAATCACATATCGCCCGTTCAAGGGTCGCCGTTTCGCCGAGATTGTCTTCTGTGCCATTAGTTCTGACCAGCAAGTCAAGGGTTACGGTGCCCATCTCATGTCGCACTTGAAGGATTATGTCAAGGCGACAAGCGACGTGATGCATTTCCTCACTTATGCCGACAACTACGCTATTGGTTACTTCAAAAAGCAGGGGTTCACCAAGGAAATCACCCTCGACAAGAAGGTATGGATGGGGTACATCAAAGATTATGAAGGCGGTACGATTATGCAGTGCTCGATGCTGCCGCGGATTCGATATCTCGAAATGGGTCGCATGCTCCTTAAGCAGAAAGAATGCGTCCAAGCCAAGATCCGCGCTTACTCCAAATCACACAATATCCATGCTCCGCCGAAGGAGTGGAAGAATGGAATCACCGAGATCAACCCTCTCGATATCCCTGCCATTCGAGCATCAGGATGGTCTCCTGATATGGACGAGCTCGCCCGCCAACCTCGTCACGGCCCCAACTACAACCAACTTCTCCACTTACTCAACGATCTACAGAACCACAACTCAGCCTGGCCATTCCTTGTGCCTGTTAACCGCGACGATGTGGCCGACTACTACGAAGTCATCAAGGAGCCTATGGATCTTAGTACGATGGAGAGCAAACTTGAGGCCGACCAGTACCTCACGCCTGAAGATTTCATCAAGGACGCCAAGCTTGTTTTCGACAACTGCAGAAAGTACAATAATGAGAGCACTCCTTATGCGAAGTCGGCGAACAAGCTCGAAAAGTATATGTGGCAGCAGATCAAGGCGATTCCTGAGTGGTCACATCTGGAGCCTGAGAGATAGAGCTCTCGTCCAGCTAGTAAACCAAACCCAAGGAATCGCATCCGCATCAAACTTCGGACATCTTCAGGCGGCACAACGGATGAGTAGTTGTTGGGATGTTATTTGTAATTTATCTGGGTGGGTAAAGTGTTACTATTAGCGAGGAGTTTCTGGATTCTGGTAGCAGTGTAATGAATACCATGCTTTACGTTACGTAGTCGTCTTTGAAGCTTGAAGTACATTTGTCAAGTCTGTAGCACCACCAAACCATCAAGCCGAACTGATGACATTTGATACTCTGTAAGCCGTACGAAGCAGATGCATACCGAAGAGGCTCAGAGTATCCTTTCGACCGGATTCTAACAAATTGTAGACCAACACCTTTTTGATAATCACCATAGATATTCGGAATGTGAGGCACTGCATGACAGCTGTAAGCCAGGCATGCTGCATGCCATGATTCTTGTAGCCCGCGCTGGTGTTACACAACAATGACGGGAAGGCCCACTACAGAAACTGTAGTTCCAAGACATAATACTATCATTGAATGATTATCTTCTCACAATCAAGTCATTTTGTCAACTATCAATCAAGATGCAACACGGAGTCCAACGAATTCATCGTCCTGCGTCAGCTCGATCATCGTTTATAATTAACATTCTGGGACACGAGCACTAACAGATGACTAGGATCTAGTGTCCGGCCTGATGGTCTAGCGGTATGATTCTTGCTTCGGGAGTGACATCTCAGTTCTCACAAGAGGACTAAAGTTTGCGAGAGGTCCCGGGTTCAATCCCCGGTCAGGCCCTTACTTTTTGCATGTCCCATCAAGTCTTTGGAAgaacctctttttttttgttttgtttttttaTCGCCCAGCTCAAAACATCGAGTTCAGGCTCGTAAGATTCCCAGAGTCCTCGAAGCTGTCTGTATGGACTGGTTGTGGTATTGAAGTAAGGAGGGCATCCAGCTGCCAGCCCACCCTGTAACACGTCCAATGTATGCTGGTAGCAATAACAGTTGCCAAGCACTTCTGTAATACATCGACATTAACGAAACTATACTCGAGAGTGTTTTAAGAACATCTTGACTGTAGAATTATGTAGAATTATGTCTTTGTTTGACGAAAAGATTTCCTCTATAGGCCAAGTTGATACCAGAAAGCTTACAACTGTACACCTGTGTCTTACATACGTCACAATCATAACATTCACTTGCGAATCTGATCAATATAGAAAACCCTTTATAAACAGGTATAAGTCGCTGGCTATCTATCAACAAGCCCGTATGATTCAAATGTGACCAGCACAAGCACCAAGGCGAAGAGAACCAGATGGAGAAAGCCGCCTCTATCCTTGCCAATCGAATCGAATGTCAAGCAACAAACATTCTATCAAACCGACAGATCCATAATGTTCAATTCccataaaaaaataaatcaTACAGATGTTGTTTCCCCGGTTTACTGTTTCCCAATCGCCAGACACCATAATCCATAATGTGGATAGCCAGACAAAGGAAAATGCAAAAAAAAAGTGGTGTGTGTCTTGTGTGTGCGTGCGTGTGTGTCTCGTATGGTCGGTTGCTTGTTGTCTACCCTTGAATGCCTGAGCAGAGACAGGGATGAAACATTGGTCATGCTTGCATTTGAGGCTGCGGCCGGGCGTGCGTGTGTCTGATCGCTGTGTTGGATAAAATAAGGCTTCGCCTAAAGTGACGAAGCCAAGAGGGTATAATTCGTAAGAAACAGCTGCTTTTCTTTGCTTGGTCTTTTTGTCTTTTAATTTCGTTTCattttttcttgttcttcttcttagctTGGTATTCAAGCATTGGAATTATCTGCTCGTCCTGAACTAGCATCGCCCACAGGCAGACGGAGATCTGAAAAGGTGCGACGTGTCCACGGAGCACGCCACTGCCGGTTGTCAATCAGGTGGCGCCGCAGGGAGGATGTAGAGCGCAGGCTCGATGTCTGTGGTTGCGGTTGCGGTTGTGGTAGTGTCTGCATCGGCGTCTGCGTCTGTTGGGGACGATTGGGGTCCTCTGACTGTAGTGTGCGGCGGAGGATGCGGTGAAGAGATTCGGGGATCTCATGCCATTGGCCAGCTCGGGCGGTGCTGAGCAAGCCTGGAGGGAAGAGAGCTGCAGGGACAGTGTCGCTGTCGTGAAAGATGTGGTCGTTTAGGTAGTTGATTTCACCAGATTCAATGGCGTTCTTTAGCCACTGCTCCCATTCCTCGTCGAGGACGGCTGAAGTGTCTCCGGCGTCGCGTCTCGCAACACCGTCCCTCAGGCGCTCGTTCAGTTCGACACCCACACTATCCAGCTCGTCCTCGCTCTCGACCTCCATCATTTCGTTGTACAGATCGTCAATAGCAACGCCTTCCACCTCGACGGACTGATCTCGGTTGGCGCGGGGCAGGTGTTCGATATCGGCCCAGTCCGGGAAACCGTCGGCGGTGGTGTCATGAATAACATATCCCTGCTCCTTCTCGTACTTCTCCTTGGCCCATTTTGTTCCCTCCCACTTGGTCAAGCCTGCGATTTCGGCTCCGGTGAGTTTGAGGCTGTCGAAGGCGCGGAAGAGTCGTCGGTGCCATGGCCAGCGAGAGAGACGAATGCGATGGGTGTGGTGAGTGTAGTCGAGGCCGGGGTACTTGGCTTCCTGGGTGTCGAGGTGGCCGTAGAAAGCGTGTGTTTCCTGACGAACCTCTGGGATCAAGTTGCGTTGGAGTAGAGCGTGGAAGTTCAGAGGGTCGTTGCTCTTGGGACGAGGGAACATGCACTCGTAAACGAGCTGATCAACGGGACGGCCcttcatgatggcggtggtgAAGTAAGGCCGATGTCGGACAGGTTGGTTAAAATGCGTCAAGGTTTGTCGAAGAGGCTTTAATTTGTTGTATGACAGCCGTTGCTCGAAAAAGTTGGGAGTAGAAATATGGTCGTTCACGTAATCTCGGTTGAGATGTGTTGTCGATAGTAGTCCTTTTGTACGAGGCAGCAGCGTGACACGTATTGATGAGGATCAGACAAGGTAAGGCAGGCAACCAGGAAGGATGAAAAGTTCAAGTGAGAATCTCAAAACCAGGCTGAGCGAGCGAGCAGTGGGATTTGTATGCTCGGGCGTTCTCGGCGGGGTGGAATCAGGCAAGGAACGGCAAGGCCGAAGAGGCTTCTGCGACAGAGAGATACGATACGATAGGTGTTGCTAGAGTTTAGCAGACTCTCTCGTTGAACCCTGAAAGTAAATTTGAGTGTAAATTACACCGTTGTAAAGAAAAGAGGGGAGAGTAATTGGTGAGACCAGAGAGGGAGGTGACAAGTTAATATGGATGTGAAggatggcatggcatggtatGGTATGGCATGGATGGTATGCTCATGTATTGGCATGCATTTAATGCATTGGAAAACACTCTCTACCTAGTTAATAACTCCACGGCGTCGGGAACTAACCCTCcatctt
This region includes:
- a CDS encoding hypothetical protein (EggNog:ENOG41~BUSCO:EOG092648O6) — its product is MDSSLHEVWQAAAGSPFFPTVSKGSQFWVAFSLLLLGFSLTGVFALNRTLVNVPVLGIPASIAIAHNLEMAPDAQPIFRAVATSTRPLYQLLRCINFAPRVHVQITEDGVRFAADHARVMQGVAFLDKALFSSYTANLPAQDGDNPLELPNFQLSLSSVLEVLQIFGAVDVATRAQKADQDPYRSNLRNYRPDAFSNQTLGISGTCTLQYSQEGDPFKITIEESGVKTTASLTTYLPEIPDDIPFDRNDLSFKIIMQSRTLLDSMAEISPTAPTKLTITTTKTSPFLSLAGVGDLGSSGVDFARGRDLLETFNVQERWSQAYKFDFIKNSTEAMRIATKVSLRGDGQGVLSLQFMVDIEGGKRSFLDFRFVPFISHDEDDDEDDEAEEAGEVD
- the GCN5_1 gene encoding histone acetyltransferase (EggNog:ENOG41), translating into MSEENGKRKAEEEPSSPTPSKRIKQDDSAEPSEKKPEIKRIPFPEKPAVIEERNGEIEFRVVNNDNERESLIILTGLKCIFQKQLPKMPKDYIARLVYDRTHLSIAIVKKPLEVVGGITYRPFKGRRFAEIVFCAISSDQQVKGYGAHLMSHLKDYVKATSDVMHFLTYADNYAIGYFKKQGFTKEITLDKKVWMGYIKDYEGGTIMQCSMLPRIRYLEMGRMLLKQKECVQAKIRAYSKSHNIHAPPKEWKNGITEINPLDIPAIRASGWSPDMDELARQPRHGPNYNQLLHLLNDLQNHNSAWPFLVPVNRDDVADYYEVIKEPMDLSTMESKLEADQYLTPEDFIKDAKLVFDNCRKYNNESTPYAKSANKLEKYMWQQIKAIPEWSHLEPER